In Cupriavidus basilensis, one genomic interval encodes:
- a CDS encoding BolA family protein, giving the protein MAAEPAQIEALLRAALSPSSIEVRDDSALHAGHAGAASGGGHYHVTIVSAQFAGSTRVARHRMVYDALRDLFPAQIHALAVTALTDQELESRETSRDSSSNSQI; this is encoded by the coding sequence ATGGCCGCAGAACCCGCACAAATCGAAGCCCTGCTGCGCGCAGCCCTTTCGCCCTCCAGCATCGAAGTACGCGACGACAGCGCGCTGCACGCCGGCCACGCCGGCGCCGCCTCCGGTGGCGGGCATTACCACGTCACCATCGTCAGCGCGCAATTTGCCGGCAGCACCCGGGTGGCGCGCCATCGCATGGTGTATGATGCGCTGCGCGATCTATTCCCCGCGCAAATCCACGCGCTGGCGGTGACCGCGCTGACTGACCAAGAACTTGAATCCCGCGAAACCTCCCGCGATTCCTCGAGCAACTCTCAGATCTGA
- a CDS encoding ABC transporter substrate-binding protein, whose product MKLNPALRAALAASALALASASLPALAQTKTLKVVAHADLKILDPTFTTAYITRNFGYMVYDTLFAQDASGKPQPQMVEKYSSAKDGKQWSFTLRPGLKFSDGSAVTAADAVASLQRWGARDSLGRAMGDAGAEWKALDARSFTLTLKEPFGMVLDALAKPSGFPPVILPERLARMPATMPLPEVMGSGPFIFKRDEWVPGNKAVFVRNPNYVARSEPASGLAGSKKSQFDRVEWLYLPDANSAIAALKRGEVDLVEQVPPDYIAPLRADASIKIGSGGAYQGVLVMNQLHPPFNNPKVRQAFLQAVSQERFTAAMGYPLDMRMNYCATYFICGGPNDTTAGAEPYRKADLARAKQLLGAAGYKGEKVVLLVPTDVPQLNAEALMAAQTMRSMGMNVDMQNMDWASIGARRAKRDAPEAGGWSMYVTVAGEFDSNSPITNAYLSAACGNSLPGWPCDKPLDALRTAWIRETVPAKRKELLDAFQKRAYEAVPYVNAGQYSAAFAARASLKGVDKLWAGMPTVWMLDK is encoded by the coding sequence ATGAAACTGAATCCCGCCCTGCGCGCCGCCCTCGCGGCGAGCGCCCTTGCCCTGGCCAGCGCCAGCCTTCCCGCGCTGGCGCAGACCAAGACGCTCAAGGTCGTGGCCCATGCCGACCTGAAGATCCTCGACCCGACCTTCACCACCGCCTACATCACGCGCAACTTCGGCTACATGGTCTACGACACGCTGTTCGCGCAGGACGCGAGCGGCAAGCCGCAACCGCAGATGGTGGAAAAGTACAGCAGTGCCAAGGACGGCAAGCAGTGGAGCTTCACCCTGCGCCCCGGCCTCAAGTTCTCGGATGGCAGCGCGGTCACCGCGGCCGACGCCGTCGCATCGCTGCAGCGCTGGGGCGCGCGCGACAGCCTGGGCCGCGCCATGGGCGACGCTGGCGCCGAATGGAAGGCGCTCGACGCCCGCAGTTTCACGCTCACACTCAAGGAGCCCTTTGGCATGGTGCTCGATGCACTGGCCAAGCCATCGGGCTTTCCGCCGGTGATCCTGCCCGAGCGCCTGGCCAGGATGCCCGCCACCATGCCGCTGCCCGAGGTGATGGGCTCCGGCCCCTTCATCTTCAAGCGCGACGAATGGGTACCCGGCAACAAGGCGGTCTTCGTGCGCAACCCGAACTACGTGGCGCGCAGCGAACCGGCGAGCGGTCTCGCCGGCAGCAAGAAGAGCCAGTTCGACCGCGTGGAATGGCTCTACCTGCCGGACGCCAACAGCGCCATCGCGGCGCTCAAGCGCGGCGAGGTCGACCTGGTCGAGCAGGTGCCGCCGGACTACATCGCCCCGCTGCGCGCCGACGCCAGCATCAAGATCGGCTCGGGCGGCGCTTACCAGGGCGTGCTGGTGATGAACCAGCTCCATCCGCCCTTCAATAACCCGAAGGTCCGCCAGGCTTTCTTGCAGGCGGTAAGCCAGGAACGCTTCACCGCGGCCATGGGCTATCCACTGGATATGCGCATGAACTACTGCGCCACCTATTTCATCTGCGGCGGCCCCAACGATACGACGGCCGGCGCCGAGCCATACCGCAAGGCCGACCTGGCGCGCGCCAAGCAGTTGCTCGGCGCGGCCGGCTACAAGGGCGAGAAGGTGGTGCTGCTGGTGCCGACCGACGTGCCCCAGCTCAACGCCGAGGCCTTGATGGCAGCGCAGACCATGCGCAGCATGGGCATGAACGTGGACATGCAGAACATGGACTGGGCATCCATTGGCGCGCGCCGCGCCAAGCGCGATGCGCCCGAGGCCGGCGGCTGGAGCATGTACGTGACGGTGGCGGGCGAGTTCGATTCGAATTCGCCGATCACCAACGCCTACCTCAGCGCCGCCTGCGGCAACAGCCTGCCGGGCTGGCCCTGCGACAAGCCGCTCGATGCGCTACGCACCGCCTGGATCCGCGAGACCGTACCGGCCAAGCGCAAGGAATTGCTCGATGCCTTCCAGAAGCGCGCCTATGAGGCAGTGCCCTATGTGAATGCCGGCCAGTACTCCGCGGCCTTCGCGGCGCGCGCCAGCCTCAAGGGCGTCGACAAGCTGTGGGCTGGCATGCCCACGGTCTGGATGCTCGACAAGTAA
- a CDS encoding ABC transporter permease, with protein sequence MSTSMPVTDGAAPSAAAPQEAPFVLPRWHWARKHPTLIVGALLLAAIAALSIGAPWIATFDPQDIDPLARMQPPSAEHWFGTDALGRDVFSRAVWGGRVSMVVGLSVGLLATGFGVLLGLAAGFVRWTDSFVMRVMDGLMAIPGILLAIALMAVTQASLTAVIVAITIPEVPRVVRLVRSLALTLREQLYVEAAHAVGTRLPVILARHVVPNMVAPLIVQATFVAAAAVLTEAALSFLGVGVPGQTPSWGNMMAEGRNFVAVAFHIILYPGILLAATVLAINLLGDGLRDALDPRLARQL encoded by the coding sequence ATGTCCACCTCCATGCCCGTGACCGATGGCGCCGCCCCCAGCGCGGCGGCGCCGCAGGAAGCCCCCTTCGTGCTGCCGCGCTGGCACTGGGCGCGCAAGCACCCCACGCTGATCGTCGGCGCGCTGTTGCTGGCCGCGATTGCCGCGCTTTCCATCGGCGCGCCCTGGATCGCCACCTTCGATCCCCAGGATATCGATCCGCTGGCGCGCATGCAGCCGCCCTCGGCCGAGCACTGGTTCGGCACCGATGCGCTGGGCCGCGATGTGTTCAGCCGCGCGGTCTGGGGCGGTCGCGTCTCGATGGTCGTCGGGCTTTCGGTCGGCCTGCTGGCAACCGGTTTCGGCGTGCTGCTCGGCCTCGCCGCGGGCTTCGTGCGCTGGACCGATTCCTTCGTGATGCGCGTGATGGACGGCTTGATGGCCATCCCCGGCATCTTGCTGGCGATCGCGCTGATGGCCGTCACGCAGGCCAGCCTCACGGCCGTGATCGTTGCCATCACCATCCCCGAGGTCCCGCGCGTGGTGAGGCTGGTGCGCTCGCTGGCGCTCACGCTGCGCGAGCAGCTCTACGTCGAGGCCGCGCATGCGGTGGGCACCCGCCTGCCGGTGATCCTGGCGCGCCATGTGGTGCCCAATATGGTGGCGCCGCTGATCGTGCAGGCGACCTTCGTGGCCGCCGCCGCCGTGCTGACGGAAGCGGCCCTGTCCTTTCTCGGCGTCGGCGTGCCCGGGCAGACACCGAGCTGGGGCAACATGATGGCCGAGGGCCGCAACTTCGTGGCGGTGGCGTTCCATATCATCCTTTACCCCGGCATCCTGCTGGCCGCGACCGTGCTGGCGATCAACCTGCTGGGTGACGGCTTGCGAGACGCGCTCGATCCGCGCCTGGCGCGGCAACTCTGA
- a CDS encoding helix-turn-helix domain-containing protein, producing the protein MKTHIAPGRGSDDSDESRTLDRETFGKRLRSARKAFGWTLAHLAELSGVSITTISRAERGQLALGYENFAALGKALQMDMGSMFAGAGAKTAPFQGPVVTRAGEGVTYRGVSFSYEFLGTEAVGKQMIPVVSTVHARRIAGPEDFARHPGEEFVYVLSGEIEVHFDSGERVRLARGDSLYFDARMGHAYISLSRQLARIVGVMTSESRFMKSAQAGETDAAPKPAAKRPRGKG; encoded by the coding sequence TTGAAAACACACATCGCCCCGGGGCGCGGCAGCGACGATAGCGACGAGTCGCGCACGCTCGACCGCGAGACCTTTGGCAAGCGTCTGCGCAGTGCGCGCAAGGCTTTTGGCTGGACGCTGGCACATCTGGCCGAGCTGTCAGGCGTGTCGATCACCACCATCTCGCGCGCCGAGCGCGGGCAGCTGGCATTGGGCTATGAGAATTTTGCCGCGCTGGGCAAGGCGCTGCAGATGGACATGGGCTCGATGTTCGCGGGCGCCGGCGCGAAGACTGCGCCATTCCAGGGGCCCGTCGTGACGCGGGCCGGAGAGGGCGTGACCTATCGGGGTGTGTCGTTTTCCTATGAATTCCTCGGCACCGAGGCGGTGGGAAAGCAGATGATTCCGGTGGTCAGCACCGTGCACGCGCGCCGTATCGCGGGGCCCGAGGATTTCGCGCGCCATCCCGGGGAGGAGTTCGTGTACGTACTCTCCGGCGAGATCGAGGTGCATTTCGACAGCGGCGAACGGGTGCGTCTGGCGCGCGGCGATTCGCTCTACTTCGATGCCCGCATGGGCCACGCCTACATCAGCCTCAGCCGCCAGCTCGCGCGGATCGTCGGCGTGATGACCAGCGAAAGCCGCTTCATGAAGTCCGCCCAGGCCGGGGAGACGGACGCCGCGCCGAAACCTGCCGCCAAGCGGCCGCGGGGTAAGGGCTGA
- a CDS encoding NAD(P)/FAD-dependent oxidoreductase, protein MRTTHAASTISADYLVIGGGIAGASVAHWLAPHGRVIVLEREAQPGYHSTGRSAALFMESYGTQQVRALTMASRAFLQDPPPGFAAHPLLTPRGALMIAGPGQLPLLDAHWEMLRAMDPDARRLSAEQARERVPALRPEQVLGAVYEPNAADMDVHAIHQGYLRGMRQAGGKLVCDAEASAIARVQGHWRVEAGGAVYEAPVLLNAAGAWVDAIARLAGVQPLGIEPRRRSAFIFAPPADMDTDHWPMVFGADEDWYFKPDAGMLLGSPANADPVEPQDIQPEEMDIALAIHRIEEATSLSIRRPTRTWAGLRSFVADGDLVGGFDDAAPGFFWVAGQGGYGIQTSAAMGETCAALARGLPVPAHPASFGLTAEMLGPARLRRLAGPT, encoded by the coding sequence ATGCGCACAACTCACGCTGCTTCGACGATCTCAGCCGACTACCTTGTCATCGGGGGTGGCATTGCCGGCGCGTCCGTCGCGCACTGGCTCGCGCCGCATGGCCGCGTCATCGTGCTCGAGCGCGAGGCCCAGCCTGGCTATCACTCGACCGGCCGCTCGGCGGCACTCTTCATGGAGAGCTATGGCACCCAGCAGGTACGCGCGCTGACCATGGCAAGCCGCGCTTTCCTGCAGGACCCGCCGCCGGGCTTTGCCGCGCATCCGCTGCTCACCCCGCGCGGCGCGCTCATGATCGCCGGCCCCGGACAACTGCCGCTGCTCGACGCGCACTGGGAAATGCTGCGCGCCATGGACCCCGATGCGCGCCGCCTGAGCGCCGAGCAAGCACGCGAGCGCGTGCCGGCGCTGCGGCCTGAACAGGTGCTGGGCGCCGTGTACGAGCCCAACGCCGCGGACATGGATGTGCATGCCATCCACCAAGGCTATCTGCGCGGCATGCGCCAGGCCGGCGGCAAGCTGGTGTGCGATGCCGAAGCCAGCGCCATTGCGCGCGTGCAGGGCCACTGGCGCGTGGAGGCGGGCGGGGCGGTATATGAAGCGCCCGTGCTGCTCAACGCCGCCGGCGCCTGGGTCGACGCCATTGCGCGGCTGGCCGGCGTGCAGCCGCTGGGAATCGAGCCCCGCCGCCGTTCCGCGTTCATCTTCGCGCCGCCCGCGGACATGGACACGGACCACTGGCCCATGGTCTTCGGCGCCGACGAGGACTGGTACTTCAAGCCCGATGCCGGCATGTTGCTGGGCTCGCCGGCCAATGCCGATCCGGTCGAGCCGCAGGACATCCAGCCCGAGGAAATGGATATCGCGCTCGCCATCCACCGGATCGAGGAAGCCACCTCGCTGTCGATCCGCCGCCCCACCCGCACCTGGGCCGGGCTGCGCTCCTTCGTCGCCGACGGCGACCTGGTCGGCGGCTTTGACGACGCGGCACCCGGCTTCTTCTGGGTCGCCGGCCAGGGCGGCTATGGCATCCAGACTTCGGCCGCCATGGGCGAAACCTGCGCCGCGCTTGCGCGCGGCTTGCCCGTGCCCGCGCATCCCGCATCGTTCGGCCTGACGGCCGAGATGCTGGGGCCCGCGCGGCTGCGCCGCCTGGCTGGCCCGACCTGA
- a CDS encoding septation protein A yields MKFLFDLFPVILFFVAFKFAGIYAATGVAIAATVVQIGWVWLRHRKVEPMQWVSLAIISVFGGATLLLHNETFIKWKPTVLYWLFAATLTLSALIWRKNLIRAMLGKQVTMPEAAWSKLNAAWAAFFAVMGVVNLYVAYQFSTDAWVNFKLFGSMGLMLVFILAQSVWLSRHMQENTPE; encoded by the coding sequence ATGAAATTCCTGTTCGACCTGTTTCCGGTCATCCTGTTCTTCGTCGCCTTCAAGTTCGCTGGCATCTATGCCGCCACCGGCGTGGCTATTGCCGCCACCGTGGTGCAGATCGGCTGGGTCTGGCTGCGCCACCGCAAGGTCGAGCCGATGCAGTGGGTCAGCCTGGCGATCATCTCGGTGTTCGGCGGCGCCACGCTGCTGCTGCACAACGAGACCTTCATCAAGTGGAAGCCCACCGTGCTGTACTGGCTGTTTGCCGCCACGCTGACCCTCTCGGCGCTGATCTGGCGCAAGAACCTGATCCGCGCCATGCTGGGCAAGCAGGTCACCATGCCGGAAGCCGCCTGGAGCAAGCTCAACGCCGCCTGGGCCGCTTTCTTCGCCGTGATGGGCGTGGTCAACCTCTATGTGGCCTACCAGTTCTCCACCGACGCCTGGGTCAACTTCAAGCTGTTCGGCAGCATGGGCCTGATGCTGGTGTTCATCCTGGCACAAAGCGTCTGGCTGTCCCGCCACATGCAGGAAAACACCCCCGAGTAA
- the msrB gene encoding peptide-methionine (R)-S-oxide reductase MsrB, producing MTTHKTEAEWREQLSDIEYRVAREAATERPFTGRYWDHWERGTYRCVGCGTPLFEASTKFDAGCGWPSYFRPINGEVIDEHTDHTHGMVRVEVRCKECGSHLGHVFEDGPAPTGLRYCINSAALKFDQRDPAELNAGDAAPTSPDTPR from the coding sequence ATGACCACGCACAAGACCGAAGCCGAGTGGCGCGAGCAACTCTCCGACATCGAGTACCGTGTTGCCCGCGAAGCCGCCACCGAGCGGCCCTTCACCGGCCGCTACTGGGATCACTGGGAGCGCGGCACCTATCGTTGTGTCGGCTGCGGCACGCCGCTGTTCGAAGCCAGCACCAAGTTCGACGCCGGTTGCGGCTGGCCGAGCTACTTCCGCCCGATCAACGGCGAGGTGATCGACGAGCACACCGACCACACGCACGGCATGGTCCGGGTGGAGGTTCGCTGCAAGGAATGCGGCAGCCACCTTGGCCACGTTTTCGAAGATGGCCCCGCGCCCACCGGTTTGCGCTACTGCATCAACTCGGCTGCGCTAAAATTCGACCAGCGCGACCCCGCCGAGCTCAACGCGGGTGACGCCGCGCCGACATCGCCCGACACGCCGCGCTAA
- a CDS encoding peptidylprolyl isomerase: MKTTVLSFSLAAVLAAGSLPALAQNAAVVNGKAIPSAKLDKLVAGTGQPPSAELRDRARTMLIDRELLLQEANKRGLTQRDDLQEQLEQAKLNVLAGAVFEDYVKTHGASDDELRKQYDKIKSQFGSGKEYHARHILVEKEADARAIIAKIKAGAKFEDMAKASSKDPGSAANGGDLDWANSSSYVPEFSAAMTALKKGQMTETPVKTQFGWHIIQLDDTRDAKIPTFEEVKPQLVQMLMGDQNWQREQFQAMMKSLKDKAKIQ, translated from the coding sequence ATGAAGACCACAGTCCTCTCGTTCAGCCTGGCGGCTGTGCTTGCCGCTGGCAGCTTGCCCGCCCTCGCCCAGAACGCCGCCGTCGTGAATGGCAAGGCGATCCCCTCGGCCAAGCTGGACAAGCTCGTAGCCGGCACCGGACAGCCTCCCAGCGCAGAACTGCGCGACCGTGCCCGCACCATGCTGATCGACCGTGAGCTGCTGCTGCAGGAAGCCAACAAGCGCGGCCTGACCCAGCGCGACGACCTGCAGGAACAACTGGAACAAGCCAAGCTGAACGTGCTGGCCGGTGCCGTGTTCGAGGACTACGTCAAGACCCACGGCGCCAGCGACGACGAACTGCGCAAGCAGTACGACAAGATCAAGTCCCAGTTCGGCAGCGGCAAGGAATACCACGCCCGCCACATCCTGGTCGAGAAGGAGGCCGACGCGCGCGCCATCATCGCCAAGATCAAGGCCGGCGCCAAGTTCGAAGACATGGCCAAGGCCTCGTCCAAGGACCCGGGCTCCGCAGCCAACGGCGGCGACCTCGACTGGGCCAACAGCAGCAGCTACGTGCCGGAATTCTCGGCCGCCATGACCGCGCTGAAGAAGGGCCAGATGACTGAAACCCCGGTCAAGACCCAGTTCGGCTGGCACATCATCCAGCTCGACGACACCCGCGACGCCAAGATCCCGACGTTCGAGGAAGTCAAGCCGCAGCTGGTGCAGATGCTGATGGGCGACCAGAACTGGCAGCGCGAGCAGTTCCAGGCCATGATGAAGTCGCTCAAGGACAAGGCCAAGATCCAGTAA
- a CDS encoding HD-GYP domain-containing protein produces the protein MLKRIKTQQLQVGMFVARVGGPWLEHPFWRSRFLVSSREQIDQMIASKVEEVWIDLLKGKGVPPPVQLAASGSLSVKPVADEPAGAVPQSGVPLEVEFGLAREVMKNGKAVVGSMFTNARMGRALEVEGALMLVDSVSNSLTRHSQALIALARLKVRDDYTYLHSFAVCALMIALGRTLGLDSAAVQQLGLAGLVHDIGKISVPTHVLHKQGEMTAAEVAMVQRHPSVGYRVLNEAKLYSNIPLDVCMHHHERIDGRGYPFGLHGNEISVHAKIAAVCNAYDSLTSNRPGHQAWTPARALEYMAVRVDTLFDRTVFQAFTRSIGIYPLGTVLRLRSGRLAVVFAQNDNEPLRPQVKVFYSVSEAAHLGPQTLDLRETEDTVVGFEDPAQWGFRDEQLLELCAA, from the coding sequence ATGCTGAAACGGATCAAGACCCAACAGCTTCAAGTCGGAATGTTCGTGGCCAGGGTGGGGGGGCCATGGCTGGAGCATCCCTTCTGGCGCTCCCGGTTCCTGGTGAGCAGCCGGGAACAGATCGACCAGATGATCGCCTCCAAGGTCGAGGAGGTCTGGATCGATCTGCTCAAAGGCAAGGGGGTACCGCCGCCCGTGCAACTGGCGGCGTCGGGGTCCTTGAGCGTGAAGCCCGTGGCCGACGAGCCGGCCGGCGCCGTGCCGCAGTCGGGAGTGCCGCTGGAGGTGGAGTTCGGCCTGGCCCGGGAGGTGATGAAAAACGGCAAGGCGGTGGTAGGGTCGATGTTCACGAATGCCCGCATGGGCCGGGCGCTGGAGGTGGAGGGTGCCCTGATGCTGGTCGATTCCGTATCGAATTCGCTGACCCGCCATTCGCAGGCCCTGATCGCGCTGGCGCGGCTCAAGGTGCGCGACGATTACACCTATCTGCATTCTTTCGCGGTCTGCGCGCTGATGATCGCGCTCGGCCGCACCCTTGGCCTGGACAGTGCCGCAGTGCAGCAGCTCGGGCTGGCGGGCCTGGTGCACGATATCGGCAAGATTTCCGTGCCCACGCACGTGCTGCACAAGCAGGGCGAGATGACCGCCGCCGAAGTCGCGATGGTGCAGCGCCATCCTTCGGTGGGCTACCGCGTCCTCAACGAGGCCAAGCTCTACAGCAATATTCCCCTCGATGTCTGCATGCACCACCACGAGCGCATTGACGGGCGCGGCTACCCGTTTGGCCTGCATGGCAACGAGATCAGCGTGCACGCCAAGATCGCCGCGGTGTGCAACGCCTATGACTCCCTGACCTCCAACCGGCCCGGGCACCAGGCGTGGACGCCAGCGCGGGCGCTGGAGTATATGGCGGTGCGTGTGGATACGCTGTTCGATCGTACCGTGTTCCAGGCCTTCACCCGGTCCATTGGCATCTATCCGCTGGGCACGGTGCTGCGCTTGCGTTCCGGACGGCTGGCGGTGGTCTTCGCGCAGAACGACAACGAGCCGCTGCGCCCGCAGGTCAAGGTGTTCTACTCGGTGAGCGAGGCCGCCCACCTCGGCCCGCAGACGCTCGATCTGCGCGAGACGGAGGACACCGTGGTCGGGTTCGAGGATCCGGCGCAATGGGGCTTTCGCGACGAGCAGTTGCTGGAGCTCTGCGCGGCTTGA
- a CDS encoding ABC transporter permease, with protein sequence MGYLLRRLAATLPVMAVVAIVVFLLIHLSPGDPAALIAGDLATVDDIARLRGALGLDLPLWRQFVLWLGRLATGDLGTSIFTQVPVARLLAQRLEPTASIAALTMLLTLLVAVPLGTLAAYRAGSWIDRLVMLFAVLAFSLPVFLVGYLLVYAFAIQLPWFPVQGYARLADGMGEWLRSLVLPCVNLALVYIALVTRMTRATVLEVLHEDYIRTARAKGLGVLPVLGHALRNAAIPIATTIGMGIALLIGGVVVTETVFAIPGVGRLVVDSVQRHDYPVIQSVLLISAGVYVLINLMIDLSYRLFDPRIKY encoded by the coding sequence ATGGGCTACCTGCTCCGACGCCTGGCCGCGACGCTACCCGTGATGGCGGTGGTCGCCATCGTGGTGTTCCTGCTGATCCACTTGTCGCCGGGCGACCCGGCTGCACTGATCGCGGGCGACCTTGCCACGGTCGACGACATCGCCAGACTGCGTGGCGCGCTGGGCCTGGACCTGCCGCTGTGGCGGCAGTTCGTGCTGTGGCTCGGGCGGCTCGCCACCGGCGACCTCGGCACCTCCATCTTCACCCAGGTGCCGGTGGCCCGGTTGCTGGCGCAGCGGCTGGAACCCACGGCCTCCATTGCCGCGCTGACCATGTTGCTGACCTTGCTGGTCGCGGTGCCGCTGGGCACGCTTGCGGCCTACCGCGCCGGCAGCTGGATCGACCGGCTGGTGATGCTGTTCGCGGTGCTGGCGTTTTCGCTGCCGGTGTTCCTGGTGGGCTACCTGCTGGTCTATGCCTTCGCCATCCAGCTGCCATGGTTTCCGGTGCAGGGTTATGCGCGCCTGGCCGACGGCATGGGCGAATGGCTGCGCAGCCTGGTCCTGCCCTGCGTCAACCTGGCGCTGGTCTATATCGCGCTGGTGACGCGCATGACGCGCGCCACCGTGCTTGAGGTGCTGCACGAGGACTACATCCGCACTGCGCGCGCCAAAGGCCTGGGCGTGCTGCCGGTGCTGGGCCATGCGCTGCGCAACGCGGCAATCCCGATCGCCACCACCATCGGCATGGGCATCGCGCTGCTGATCGGCGGCGTGGTCGTCACCGAGACCGTGTTCGCGATTCCCGGCGTCGGCCGCCTGGTGGTCGACTCGGTGCAGCGCCACGATTACCCGGTGATCCAGAGCGTGCTGTTGATCTCGGCCGGCGTCTACGTGCTGATCAACCTGATGATCGACCTGAGCTACCGGCTGTTCGATCCGCGCATCAAGTACTGA
- a CDS encoding M81 family metallopeptidase produces MRVFSASLATETNTFGPMPTGLASFRDRGYFPAGQHPEQMTFFSGPLWAARLRGKERGWQLSEGMVAGAQPSGTTTRHAYETLREELLADLRAALPVDMVLLGLHGAMVADGYDDCEGDLLQRVRAIVGPEVVIGAELDPHSHLTPEMVAHADVLIAFKEYPHTDVLERALELVDLCAAKVQGKVRPVAAVVDCEMIVTIHTSREPARGFVDRIQSLEGRDGVLSISIAHGFSWGDVPGMGTKVLVYTDGNQAQADALARHLADELIGMREALTVRYPDIDTSLDEALAFDGGPVVLADGADNPGGGAASDSTFILRRMIERGIANAAVGPLWDPIAVRIAFDAGVGARLAMRIGGKISPLSGDPLDLDCTIKALLPDMVMTGLSDTPMQMGDCALVEANGIDIVLITLRNQAMGTDLFTQLGCDLARKKIIVVKSSQHFYASFSKVASHVIYAGAPGAVTLDLTTLPYRKVRRPKWPLDAAAA; encoded by the coding sequence GTGCGTGTCTTCAGTGCCTCCCTCGCCACCGAAACCAACACCTTCGGGCCGATGCCGACTGGCCTCGCGTCCTTCAGGGACCGCGGCTACTTCCCGGCCGGCCAGCACCCAGAGCAGATGACGTTCTTCTCCGGCCCGCTGTGGGCCGCCCGCCTACGCGGCAAGGAGCGCGGCTGGCAGTTGTCCGAAGGCATGGTGGCCGGCGCGCAGCCCAGCGGCACCACCACGCGCCATGCCTACGAAACCTTGCGCGAGGAGCTGCTGGCCGACCTGCGCGCGGCGCTGCCCGTTGACATGGTGCTGCTAGGCCTGCACGGCGCGATGGTGGCCGATGGCTACGACGACTGCGAAGGCGACTTGCTGCAGCGCGTGCGCGCCATCGTCGGGCCGGAGGTGGTGATCGGCGCGGAACTCGATCCGCACAGCCACCTGACGCCGGAGATGGTGGCGCACGCCGACGTGCTGATCGCCTTCAAGGAATACCCGCACACCGACGTGCTGGAGCGCGCCCTGGAACTGGTCGACCTGTGTGCAGCCAAGGTGCAAGGCAAGGTCCGCCCCGTGGCTGCCGTGGTCGACTGCGAGATGATCGTGACCATTCATACCTCGCGCGAGCCGGCGCGCGGATTCGTGGACCGCATCCAGTCACTGGAAGGCCGCGACGGCGTACTGTCGATCTCCATCGCGCACGGCTTCTCGTGGGGAGACGTGCCCGGCATGGGCACCAAGGTGCTGGTCTACACCGATGGCAACCAGGCCCAGGCCGATGCGCTGGCCCGCCATCTGGCCGACGAGCTGATCGGCATGCGCGAGGCGCTCACGGTGCGCTATCCGGACATCGACACCTCGCTCGACGAGGCCCTGGCCTTCGACGGCGGCCCGGTGGTGCTGGCAGACGGCGCCGACAATCCCGGGGGCGGCGCGGCGAGCGACTCCACCTTTATCCTGCGCCGCATGATCGAGCGCGGCATCGCCAACGCCGCCGTCGGCCCGTTGTGGGACCCGATCGCGGTGCGCATCGCCTTTGACGCCGGTGTGGGCGCGCGCCTGGCGATGCGCATCGGCGGCAAGATCAGCCCGCTCTCGGGTGATCCGCTGGACCTGGACTGCACAATCAAGGCCTTGCTGCCCGATATGGTGATGACCGGCCTGTCGGACACGCCGATGCAGATGGGCGATTGCGCGCTGGTGGAAGCCAACGGCATCGACATCGTGCTGATTACCTTGCGCAACCAGGCGATGGGCACGGATCTGTTCACGCAACTGGGCTGCGACCTCGCGCGCAAGAAGATCATCGTGGTGAAGTCCTCGCAGCATTTCTACGCCTCGTTCTCGAAGGTGGCCAGCCACGTGATCTACGCGGGCGCCCCCGGCGCAGTGACGCTCGACCTCACGACCCTGCCCTACCGCAAGGTGCGGCGGCCCAAGTGGCCGCTCGACGCAGCGGCGGCCTGA